The following proteins are encoded in a genomic region of Paenibacillus antri:
- a CDS encoding glycosyl hydrolase-related protein, with protein MKPRKTYHFISHTHWDREWYLTFEQFRYRLAHLIDNLLDLLDRESDFKYFHLDGQTIVLEDYYALRPERRERLEQYIRSGRILVGPWYQQNDLFLTSGESTVRNLMEGIRTSRALGGEMKVGYLPDHFGLAGQMPQLFRQAGIDNCIFGRGLDIESHESPFVKWRSPDGSEVAGMLLYYWYNSAQRLPNDEAILRLVFEGLREREEKINPSGHYAMMNGVDHLEAQYDLPEVLEKLRKMYGEEAEFVHDTLPNYAAAVKAYMESLPPEQVEVVHGELRECFEYSILAGTLSSRVYLKQANLRCHDLLEKWVEPLSAWTELLDLDEYDAGAIDYLWRAYMECHPHDSICGCSQDAVHDHMMDRFRRVEELSGEVLDRKLNILSSAVSAEGCDAADHLLFVMNTSQLASGGTIRTNVDFLAEDEVSTFAIEDPDGREVPYRIVSAERLRRQVLSPINLPGVIDVHRYVVEWKPCVPALGYAAYRLRPNATGRVVIDRPLPARPTLENERLLVEVRPDGTFDVTEKSTGAVLRGQGRFQDAGDRGDLYVFGQVPGESALVWSGPVEYMRRTKNELYEECVYRFDWALPVSLSPDLESRSAGRVVCSFEVTLRLDRDASEISMRIDVCNRAKDHRIRVLFPTNGTSEVVLAGGQFDVAERAWNEGAGWKRDANSQPFWKWFATSANGIGTAVFAKGLHEYEMIDVGTVASVTLLRCVETIHLREPIPMQEDRQPKGQCLGSWTFELAVRPFVPGEVAPATLYREAERFHQGLMTKQRPIAESRWKRGRPWVQDGMNGGVFPDRDPNAGKPRLARRGSFMRLEGDALLSAVKRAADGRDVVVRMYNVGRRETDVTIGFPVPTTGMSECNFLEEPYEGAKATETATIGAKKIVTFRVAKR; from the coding sequence TTGAAACCAAGAAAGACGTATCACTTTATCTCGCATACGCATTGGGATCGGGAGTGGTATCTGACGTTCGAGCAGTTCCGTTATCGTCTCGCACATTTAATCGACAACCTGTTGGATTTGCTGGACCGGGAGTCTGATTTCAAGTACTTCCACCTCGACGGCCAAACGATCGTGCTTGAGGATTATTACGCGCTGCGGCCGGAGCGGCGGGAACGGCTGGAGCAGTACATCCGATCCGGCCGAATTCTCGTCGGTCCATGGTATCAGCAAAACGATCTGTTCCTGACGAGCGGGGAATCGACCGTACGCAATTTGATGGAAGGGATCCGGACGTCCCGAGCGCTCGGAGGGGAGATGAAGGTCGGTTATTTGCCGGATCACTTCGGCCTCGCGGGGCAGATGCCGCAGTTGTTCCGACAAGCCGGCATCGACAATTGCATCTTCGGAAGAGGCTTAGATATCGAGAGTCATGAAAGCCCTTTCGTTAAATGGAGAAGCCCCGACGGCTCCGAGGTCGCCGGCATGCTGTTGTATTACTGGTACAACAGCGCGCAGCGGCTTCCGAATGACGAGGCCATCCTCCGTTTGGTGTTCGAAGGCTTAAGAGAACGGGAGGAGAAAATCAACCCGTCGGGACATTACGCGATGATGAACGGAGTCGATCACTTGGAGGCGCAATACGATTTGCCCGAGGTGTTGGAAAAGCTCCGGAAGATGTATGGCGAGGAGGCGGAGTTCGTACACGACACGCTGCCGAATTACGCGGCGGCCGTTAAGGCATACATGGAGTCTCTTCCCCCGGAACAAGTCGAAGTCGTTCATGGCGAATTACGAGAATGCTTCGAGTATTCGATTTTGGCGGGGACGCTTTCCAGCCGGGTATATCTCAAACAGGCGAACTTGAGGTGCCACGACTTGTTGGAAAAGTGGGTCGAGCCTTTATCCGCATGGACCGAGCTATTGGACCTCGACGAATACGATGCCGGCGCGATCGATTATTTATGGAGGGCGTACATGGAGTGTCATCCCCATGACAGTATTTGCGGCTGCAGCCAGGACGCCGTTCACGACCATATGATGGACCGGTTCCGCCGGGTCGAAGAGCTATCCGGCGAGGTCCTCGACAGGAAGCTAAACATCCTCTCGTCGGCCGTGTCCGCGGAAGGCTGCGACGCGGCGGATCACCTGTTGTTCGTAATGAATACTTCGCAGCTTGCGAGCGGCGGAACGATTCGGACGAACGTCGACTTCCTGGCCGAGGACGAGGTGTCGACTTTCGCGATCGAAGATCCGGACGGCCGGGAAGTTCCTTACCGCATCGTCTCCGCGGAGCGCCTGCGGCGCCAAGTGTTAAGTCCGATTAACTTGCCCGGGGTGATCGACGTACATCGATACGTCGTCGAATGGAAGCCGTGCGTGCCTGCCTTGGGATATGCCGCTTACCGCCTGCGCCCGAACGCGACGGGGCGCGTCGTCATCGATCGCCCGCTGCCCGCCCGGCCGACGTTGGAGAACGAACGCCTCCTCGTCGAAGTGCGGCCGGACGGTACGTTCGATGTGACGGAGAAGTCGACCGGCGCCGTGCTCCGGGGGCAAGGGCGCTTTCAGGACGCCGGCGATCGAGGGGATTTGTATGTGTTCGGGCAGGTGCCCGGGGAATCCGCTCTCGTCTGGTCCGGCCCGGTAGAATACATGCGCCGGACGAAAAACGAATTGTACGAGGAGTGTGTCTACCGGTTCGATTGGGCGCTTCCGGTTTCCTTGAGCCCCGATCTCGAGAGTCGATCCGCCGGACGAGTCGTCTGTTCGTTCGAGGTGACTCTTCGACTGGATCGGGACGCTTCGGAAATTTCCATGCGCATCGACGTTTGCAATCGAGCCAAGGATCACCGCATCAGGGTGCTTTTCCCGACGAACGGGACGTCTGAGGTCGTCTTAGCGGGCGGGCAGTTCGACGTCGCGGAGCGCGCTTGGAACGAGGGCGCGGGCTGGAAGAGGGACGCGAACTCGCAGCCGTTCTGGAAATGGTTCGCGACTTCCGCTAACGGCATCGGGACGGCGGTTTTCGCGAAGGGGCTGCACGAATACGAGATGATCGACGTAGGTACGGTCGCAAGCGTCACGCTGCTGCGCTGCGTGGAGACGATCCATCTTCGCGAACCGATCCCCATGCAAGAGGATCGGCAGCCGAAGGGGCAATGTCTCGGCAGCTGGACGTTCGAGTTGGCCGTTCGTCCGTTCGTTCCCGGCGAAGTCGCGCCTGCGACGCTTTACCGCGAGGCGGAGCGATTCCATCAGGGACTGATGACGAAGCAACGGCCGATCGCGGAGTCCCGTTGGAAGCGGGGCAGACCTTGGGTGCAGGACGGAATGAATGGCGGGGTCTTCCCGGATCGCGACCCCAATGCGGGCAAGCCGAGATTGGCGCGAAGAGGCAGTTTTATGCGGCTCGAGGGGGACGCGCTTTTATCCGCGGTGAAGCGAGCGGCGGACGGTAGGGATGTCGTTGTTCGGATGTATAACGTCGGTCGCCGAGAGACGGACGTCACTATCGGCTTCCCGGTACCGACGACCGGGATGTCGGAATGCAATTTCTTGGAGGAGCCGTACGAAGGCGCGAAGGCGACGGAAACGGCGACGATCGGAGCAAAGAAGATCGTGACGTTCCGGGTGGCGAAGAGATAG
- a CDS encoding GntR family transcriptional regulator — translation MSDKKKPQYQTIIDDILGRIRDRALKPGDKIPTDHELMEIYGVSRITVTRAINELVQRGIVYRVKKRGSFIREPMEQPAPGEQLPLGKLPILSVVLPFDERYGYDILRGVEQTCRESGYYMTFHCSGNEPEKEREILMRLQQDGVSGIIVYPHAGPENIGVYSDMLIRDIPFVLIDRQIEGIESASVLTDNSAGMYGVVSHLVELGHQRIAYVGLDPQETGSVKERFKGYCQALIDGGIPLRREYIVDARRVDAPIIGTEWPELAQRLLGELLALPEPPTAIAAVNDVTAVQFMKAAAVADVPVPGRLSITGFDNLPFCEHLEVPLTTVEQQFFEFGSQAARMIIDGSWKRDGGLMTKRLTTRLIVRKSSAPPF, via the coding sequence ATGAGCGACAAGAAGAAACCCCAATACCAGACGATCATCGACGACATCCTGGGCAGAATCCGGGACAGGGCGCTGAAGCCCGGAGATAAAATTCCGACTGATCATGAATTAATGGAAATATACGGAGTGAGTCGAATTACGGTAACCCGCGCAATCAACGAATTGGTGCAGCGAGGCATCGTTTATCGGGTGAAAAAGCGCGGCAGTTTCATTCGCGAGCCGATGGAGCAGCCGGCACCCGGAGAACAATTACCGCTCGGCAAGCTGCCGATCTTATCCGTCGTGCTTCCTTTCGACGAACGGTACGGTTACGACATCTTGCGTGGCGTCGAGCAGACATGCCGGGAATCGGGTTATTATATGACCTTCCATTGCTCCGGCAACGAGCCCGAGAAAGAGAGAGAAATCTTGATGCGGCTGCAGCAGGACGGCGTGTCCGGCATCATCGTGTACCCGCATGCGGGTCCCGAGAACATAGGAGTCTACAGCGACATGTTGATTCGGGACATTCCCTTCGTGCTGATCGATAGGCAAATCGAGGGGATCGAATCCGCAAGCGTGCTGACGGACAATTCCGCCGGCATGTACGGCGTCGTCTCGCACTTAGTCGAATTGGGCCACCAGCGGATCGCCTATGTGGGTCTCGATCCCCAGGAGACGGGGTCCGTCAAGGAACGGTTCAAGGGGTATTGCCAGGCGTTAATCGACGGCGGGATCCCGCTGCGGCGGGAGTACATCGTCGACGCACGGCGCGTCGACGCTCCAATCATTGGCACGGAATGGCCGGAGCTTGCGCAGCGGCTGTTGGGAGAACTGCTTGCGCTACCGGAGCCGCCGACCGCGATCGCTGCGGTGAACGACGTGACTGCGGTCCAATTTATGAAAGCGGCGGCGGTCGCCGACGTTCCCGTCCCGGGCCGACTTTCGATTACGGGATTCGACAATTTGCCGTTTTGCGAGCATCTGGAGGTGCCGTTGACGACGGTCGAACAGCAATTTTTCGAATTCGGAAGCCAAGCCGCGAGGATGATCATCGACGGAAGCTGGAAGCGCGACGGAGGGCTTATGACGAAACGGCTGACGACCCGATTGATTGTACGGAAATCCTCCGCGCCGCCATTCTAA